A stretch of Desulfuromonas acetexigens DNA encodes these proteins:
- a CDS encoding type II toxin-antitoxin system RelE family toxin, giving the protein MPYSLKIKKTATKELQRLAKPVRERLISAIDQLAENPHVGKLLKGDFSGLRRIRVGDYRIIYEINETEIVVLVLRVAQRKEAYRGTPPQ; this is encoded by the coding sequence GTGCCCTACTCGCTGAAGATTAAAAAAACCGCGACCAAGGAGCTTCAACGCCTGGCCAAGCCGGTCCGTGAACGGCTGATTTCAGCCATCGACCAGTTGGCGGAAAACCCCCACGTGGGCAAATTGCTCAAGGGCGACTTCTCCGGATTGCGTCGTATACGGGTGGGGGACTACCGGATCATTTACGAAATCAATGAAACCGAGATCGTCGTTCTGGTTCTGCGGGTCGCGCAACGCAAAGAAGCCTACCGGGGGACCCCACCCCAGTAA
- a CDS encoding ribbon-helix-helix protein, CopG family, protein MTQITARIPEDTVNALDRAANTLNRTRADIIRQAIETYLEDFNDIALAVERLRDPADETIDWQEARRALLAED, encoded by the coding sequence ATGACGCAAATCACGGCGCGCATTCCCGAAGATACCGTCAATGCCCTCGACCGCGCGGCGAACACCTTGAACCGAACGCGAGCCGACATCATCCGCCAGGCCATCGAAACCTATCTTGAAGATTTCAACGACATTGCCCTGGCGGTCGAACGCTTGCGCGACCCGGCCGATGAAACCATCGACTGGCAGGAGGCACGACGTGCCCTACTCGCTGAAGATTAA
- the wecB gene encoding non-hydrolyzing UDP-N-acetylglucosamine 2-epimerase, which produces MKVINVVGARPNFMKMAPIIEAMNRYPDKIRHLLVHTGQHYDEKMSQSFFVDLGMPKPDINLEVGSGSHAEQTARIMVEFEKVCLQEKPDLVIVVGDVNSTMACTITAKKLGIQVAHVEAGLRSRDMTMPEEINRLCTDVLCDYLFTTDHFADENLAAEGVPADKIFFVGNVMIDTLLKHRALASTLDLSRKLGLVPKGYATLTMHRPGNVDDKRILTGILEALAEIAKELPIVFPIHPRTKKMAEQFGLGHFFNSGEKVEGIWITEPLGYLEFLHLNMNARLVLTDSGGLQEETTVLGVPCITMRPNTERPITCEVGSNIMVGNDKTRILEEARKILSGEIPQGRSPEKWDGHAAERIVEVLVEKLG; this is translated from the coding sequence GTGAAAGTTATCAACGTGGTCGGCGCCCGGCCCAACTTCATGAAAATGGCCCCGATCATCGAGGCCATGAACCGATATCCCGACAAAATCCGGCATCTGCTGGTGCATACCGGGCAGCATTACGACGAAAAAATGAGCCAATCCTTTTTCGTCGATCTCGGCATGCCCAAGCCGGATATCAACCTGGAGGTCGGCAGTGGCTCCCACGCCGAGCAGACGGCGCGGATCATGGTCGAGTTCGAAAAGGTCTGTCTGCAAGAGAAGCCCGATCTGGTTATCGTCGTCGGTGACGTCAATTCGACCATGGCTTGCACCATCACCGCCAAGAAGCTGGGGATTCAGGTCGCCCACGTCGAGGCCGGGCTGCGCTCGCGGGACATGACCATGCCCGAGGAGATCAACCGCCTCTGCACCGACGTCCTTTGCGACTATCTCTTCACCACCGACCATTTCGCCGACGAGAACCTGGCCGCCGAGGGGGTGCCCGCCGATAAGATCTTCTTTGTCGGCAACGTGATGATCGACACCCTGCTCAAGCACCGGGCGCTGGCGTCGACCCTCGATCTGAGCCGCAAGCTGGGCCTGGTCCCCAAAGGCTACGCGACCTTGACCATGCACCGCCCCGGCAACGTCGACGATAAGCGGATTTTGACCGGCATCCTCGAAGCCCTGGCGGAAATTGCGAAGGAGCTGCCCATCGTCTTCCCCATCCATCCCCGCACGAAAAAGATGGCCGAACAGTTCGGGCTCGGGCATTTTTTCAACAGCGGCGAGAAGGTGGAAGGCATCTGGATCACCGAGCCCCTGGGCTATCTCGAGTTCCTCCACCTCAATATGAATGCCCGTCTGGTGCTCACCGACAGCGGCGGACTGCAGGAGGAGACCACTGTCCTTGGCGTCCCCTGCATCACTATGCGCCCCAATACCGAACGCCCCATCACCTGCGAGGTCGGCTCGAACATCATGGTCGGCAACGACAAGACCAGGATTCTGGAAGAGGCGCGCAAGATTCTGAGCGGCGAAATCCCTCAGGGGCGCAGCCCGGAGAAGTGGGACGGCCACGCGGCGGAGCGGATTGTCGAGGTGCTGGTGGAGAAGTTGGGCTAA
- a CDS encoding mannose-1-phosphate guanylyltransferase/mannose-6-phosphate isomerase, whose translation MIVPVILSGGAGTRLWPLSRELYPKQLLPLVGERTMLQETLCRLEGTPDLAAPLVVCNESHRFMVAEQLRAIGQVPTAIILEPVGRNTAPAVAVAAIRALAEGGDPLLLVLPADHVIRDAEALRRAVALAAAEAERGKLMTFGIVPTGPETGYGYIRRGVPLDGGSSAYAVAAFVEKPALETARAYVESGEYYWNSGMFLFRASDYLRQLERFEPAMVACCREAVERAAVDLDFLRLDAEAFAACPGNSVDYALMEKTADAAVVPLDAGWSDVGSWSALWEVGARDADGNVSHGDVLVHASRDCYLYAGSRMLATVGIDNLVVVETADAVLVAAKDRVQEVKEIVARLKEQKRGEALLHRRVNRPWGSYECIGEAPRYQVKRIVVAPGAALSLQRHHHRAEHWVVVRGTARITCGEKTFLLTENQSTYIPLGETHRLENPGKIPLELIEVQSGSYLGEDDIERFEDTYGRA comes from the coding sequence ATGATCGTGCCGGTGATTTTGTCCGGGGGGGCGGGGACGCGGTTGTGGCCGTTGTCCCGGGAGCTTTATCCGAAGCAGTTGCTCCCCCTGGTTGGGGAGCGGACGATGTTGCAGGAAACCCTCTGCCGGTTGGAAGGGACGCCCGACCTGGCGGCGCCGCTGGTGGTTTGCAACGAGAGTCACCGTTTCATGGTCGCCGAGCAGTTGCGGGCCATCGGCCAGGTTCCCACTGCCATCATCCTTGAACCGGTTGGACGCAATACCGCCCCGGCGGTGGCGGTGGCGGCGATCCGCGCCCTGGCTGAGGGGGGCGATCCCCTGCTGCTGGTGCTGCCGGCGGATCACGTCATCCGCGACGCCGAAGCGCTGCGCCGGGCCGTGGCACTGGCGGCGGCGGAAGCGGAGCGGGGGAAGCTGATGACCTTCGGCATCGTGCCAACCGGCCCAGAGACGGGCTACGGCTACATCCGCCGGGGCGTGCCGCTGGATGGCGGCTCTTCGGCCTACGCCGTCGCCGCCTTTGTCGAAAAACCGGCGCTGGAGACGGCCCGGGCTTACGTCGAGTCCGGGGAGTATTACTGGAACAGCGGCATGTTCCTCTTCCGCGCGTCCGACTATCTGCGCCAGCTCGAAAGGTTCGAACCGGCGATGGTCGCCTGTTGCCGGGAGGCGGTGGAGCGGGCGGCGGTCGATCTCGATTTCCTGCGTCTCGACGCCGAGGCCTTCGCCGCCTGCCCGGGAAACTCCGTCGATTACGCGCTGATGGAGAAGACCGCCGACGCGGCGGTGGTGCCCCTCGACGCCGGCTGGAGCGACGTCGGTTCCTGGTCGGCGTTGTGGGAGGTGGGGGCGCGGGATGCCGACGGCAACGTCAGCCACGGCGACGTGCTCGTTCACGCCAGCCGCGATTGCTATCTCTATGCCGGTAGCCGGATGCTGGCGACGGTCGGGATCGACAATCTGGTGGTGGTGGAGACCGCCGACGCGGTGCTGGTGGCGGCGAAGGACCGGGTGCAGGAGGTCAAGGAGATTGTCGCTCGACTCAAGGAGCAGAAGCGCGGCGAAGCGCTGCTTCACCGACGGGTGAATCGCCCCTGGGGGAGCTACGAATGCATCGGCGAAGCGCCCCGCTATCAGGTGAAAAGGATCGTCGTCGCCCCCGGCGCAGCCCTTTCGCTGCAACGCCATCATCATCGCGCCGAGCACTGGGTGGTGGTCAGGGGAACGGCGCGCATCACCTGCGGTGAAAAAACCTTCCTGCTCACCGAGAACCAGTCGACCTACATCCCCCTCGGCGAGACCCATCGCCTGGAGAATCCCGGCAAGATTCCCCTGGAACTCATCGAGGTCCAGTCGGGGAGTTATCTGGGGGAAGACGACATCGAACGCTTCGAGGATACCTACGGACGAGCCTGA
- a CDS encoding phosphomannomutase yields MQLNCFKAYDIRGRIPDELNDEVAYRIGRAYAQFLQPGKVIVGRDVRLSSAGLCAALARGLTAGGADVIDIGLCGTEEVYFATFYSRADGGIMVTASHNPMDYNGMKLVREGSRPISGDSGLHEIRRLAEKGDFLPAERTGTIETTDMKVPYIRHLLGYIDATRLRPLKIVVNAGNGCAGPVLDFLERQLPFEVFKICHEPDGTFPNGIPNPLLPENRDITSQAVLEHGAALGIAWDGDFDRCFLFDEQGRFIEGYYIVGLLAEAFLAREPGAKIIHDPRLTWNTIDMVHAAGGVPVMSKTGHAFIKERMRLEDAAYGGEMSAHHYFRDFAYCDSGMIPWLLVLELMCRKRKLLSELVGERMAKFPASGEINRVLDDPQGALARVEAAYAPLGPAIDRTDGLSMEFADWRFNLRSSNTEPVLRLNVESRGDAALMEAKTAELLALLDAQG; encoded by the coding sequence GTGCAACTGAACTGCTTCAAAGCCTACGACATCCGGGGGCGCATTCCCGATGAACTCAACGACGAGGTGGCCTACCGTATCGGCCGGGCTTATGCCCAGTTTCTACAGCCCGGCAAGGTGATCGTCGGCCGCGACGTGCGCCTTTCCAGCGCCGGGCTCTGCGCGGCCCTGGCCCGGGGGCTCACCGCGGGCGGCGCCGATGTGATCGACATCGGTCTCTGCGGCACCGAGGAGGTCTATTTCGCCACCTTCTACAGCCGCGCCGACGGCGGCATCATGGTCACCGCCAGCCATAATCCCATGGATTACAACGGCATGAAGCTGGTGCGCGAAGGCAGCCGGCCGATCAGCGGCGACAGCGGCCTGCACGAGATTCGCCGTCTGGCGGAGAAGGGAGATTTTCTTCCGGCGGAAAGAACCGGTACGATCGAAACCACGGATATGAAGGTCCCCTATATCCGCCACCTGCTCGGCTATATCGACGCCACCCGGCTGCGCCCCCTCAAGATCGTGGTCAATGCCGGCAACGGCTGTGCCGGGCCGGTGCTCGACTTTCTCGAGCGGCAGTTGCCCTTCGAGGTTTTCAAGATCTGCCACGAACCGGACGGCACCTTTCCCAACGGCATCCCCAACCCGCTCTTGCCGGAGAACCGCGACATCACCAGCCAGGCGGTACTGGAGCACGGCGCGGCGTTGGGCATCGCCTGGGACGGCGATTTCGACCGCTGCTTTCTGTTCGACGAGCAGGGCCGATTTATCGAGGGCTATTACATCGTCGGCTTGCTTGCCGAGGCGTTTCTCGCCCGCGAACCGGGGGCGAAAATCATCCACGATCCGCGCCTGACCTGGAACACCATCGACATGGTGCATGCGGCCGGCGGGGTGCCGGTGATGAGCAAAACCGGTCACGCTTTCATCAAAGAACGGATGCGCCTCGAAGATGCCGCTTACGGCGGCGAAATGAGCGCCCATCACTACTTCCGCGACTTCGCCTACTGCGACAGCGGCATGATCCCCTGGTTGCTGGTGCTCGAACTGATGTGCCGCAAGCGCAAGCTGCTCTCCGAACTGGTCGGCGAACGGATGGCCAAGTTCCCCGCCAGCGGCGAGATCAACCGGGTGCTGGATGATCCGCAAGGCGCCCTGGCTCGGGTCGAGGCGGCCTATGCGCCCCTGGGGCCTGCCATCGACCGCACTGACGGCCTGAGCATGGAATTCGCCGACTGGCGCTTCAATCTGCGCTCCTCCAACACCGAACCGGTGCTGCGCCTCAACGTGGAATCCCGGGGGGACGCGGCGCTGATGGAAGCGAAAACCGCTGAACTGTTGGCGCTGCTGGATGCTCAAGGGTGA
- a CDS encoding RNA-binding domain-containing protein, producing the protein MTTRLLIHELLALGESQTLEFKSSFDKETIETLVAFANAQGGTVLVGVTDGGAVRGVTLGKETLNDWLGQIRAATSPVLIPDIDAYRLERKVIVAIRVGEYPIKPINTRGRYFKRVASSNHQLSLSEINDLYMQSLQLSWDAYVAPRHSLDDLEVTKIETFIDKVNAGGRFFLDPSPLLSLQKLKYVANDAPTWAALLLFARQPLRHHIHIGRFKTPVTIIDDRQITDTLFEAVEQAMKFVVSHIGVAFEFDGSLQRKERFFYPLPALREALLNAVVHRDYASSSDIQIKIFDDRITLFNPGKLYGGLTIAELQTDHYPSHLRNKLLAEAFYLTKNIEKYGSGLIRIRKELEAYPEVRFRLEEVGGGVLATFSRMREYDDGIDTGRVNEGVNEGVNEGVNEGVNEGVSEGPDFLFACIMQYPGLRIPDYSKHLNIPGKTLERWIKQLRDEKRVIFKGSPKKGGYFVL; encoded by the coding sequence ATGACCACAAGGCTTCTCATTCATGAGCTGCTCGCTTTGGGCGAATCCCAGACGCTCGAATTCAAGTCATCCTTTGATAAGGAGACGATCGAGACCTTGGTGGCTTTTGCCAATGCCCAGGGGGGGACGGTTTTGGTCGGCGTTACGGACGGCGGGGCCGTGCGGGGAGTCACGCTGGGCAAGGAAACCCTGAACGACTGGCTGGGGCAGATTCGGGCCGCGACCAGTCCCGTACTCATCCCGGATATTGACGCGTATCGCCTGGAGAGGAAGGTGATTGTCGCTATCCGCGTGGGTGAATATCCGATCAAGCCGATCAATACCCGGGGGCGGTATTTCAAGCGAGTGGCCAGTTCCAACCACCAACTCAGCTTGAGTGAGATCAACGATCTCTATATGCAGTCGCTGCAACTCTCCTGGGATGCTTATGTTGCCCCTCGGCATTCCCTGGACGATCTAGAGGTGACGAAGATCGAAACATTTATCGATAAGGTCAACGCCGGAGGTCGATTTTTTCTGGATCCCTCTCCGTTATTGTCACTACAAAAATTGAAGTATGTGGCCAACGATGCTCCGACTTGGGCCGCGCTGCTCCTTTTTGCCCGCCAGCCGTTGCGGCACCATATTCACATTGGGCGGTTCAAAACACCGGTGACGATTATCGATGACCGACAGATTACCGATACCCTTTTCGAGGCGGTTGAGCAGGCGATGAAGTTCGTTGTCTCCCACATTGGGGTCGCCTTTGAGTTTGACGGTAGCCTGCAGCGGAAAGAACGGTTTTTCTATCCCTTACCCGCCTTGCGCGAAGCCTTGCTCAACGCCGTTGTTCACCGTGATTATGCCAGCTCTTCGGATATCCAGATCAAGATTTTCGATGATCGGATAACCTTGTTCAATCCGGGAAAATTGTATGGAGGATTGACCATCGCAGAGTTGCAGACCGATCACTATCCCTCTCACCTGCGCAATAAATTGCTCGCTGAAGCCTTTTATCTGACTAAAAATATTGAAAAATATGGTAGTGGTCTGATCCGGATACGCAAGGAACTTGAAGCTTATCCGGAGGTACGGTTCCGTCTGGAAGAGGTCGGGGGTGGCGTGTTGGCGACGTTTTCTCGAATGAGGGAGTATGACGATGGAATTGATACCGGGAGGGTAAATGAGGGAGTAAATGAGGGAGTAAATGAGGGAGTAAATGAGGGAGTAAATGAGGGAGTAAGTGAGGGGCCGGACTTCCTGTTCGCGTGTATCATGCAATACCCCGGATTGCGGATCCCCGATTACTCCAAGCACCTCAACATCCCAGGTAAGACCTTGGAGCGTTGGATAAAGCAACTGCGCGACGAAAAACGAGTCATTTTTAAGGGATCCCCCAAAAAGGGAGGGTATTTTGTCCTTTGA
- the xrtA gene encoding exosortase A: MIFQDSLRENRWYLLALLPLLVLAYWTVVPGMVSDWNNDPNYSHGFLVPLIAGYFAWQKWPELKELPVSPSNLGLLVVAGSLLLLIFGFAGTEYFTMRSSLVFLLAGIILFWFGWAVFKGLLLPVGFLLFMVPLPYIVYDAMAFPLKLMVAKFSVAALKLMGIAVLREGNIIMFPQTVLEVADACSGLRSLMSLLALAVAYAVFSQKSNLMRVIMVLSAVPIAIATNMFRVIVTGVLAQYYGAAAAEGFFHEFAGLAVFALAMVLLFLLGALLRKVGPA, translated from the coding sequence ATGATATTTCAGGATAGTTTGCGGGAAAACCGCTGGTATCTGCTGGCGCTGCTGCCGCTGTTGGTGTTGGCTTACTGGACGGTGGTGCCGGGGATGGTTTCCGATTGGAATAACGATCCCAATTATTCCCACGGCTTTCTGGTGCCGCTGATCGCCGGGTATTTCGCCTGGCAGAAATGGCCGGAATTGAAGGAACTGCCGGTAAGTCCGAGCAACCTCGGTCTTCTGGTGGTGGCCGGCAGTTTGCTGCTGCTGATTTTCGGTTTCGCCGGTACCGAGTATTTTACCATGCGCTCGTCGTTGGTCTTTCTGCTGGCTGGCATCATCCTCTTCTGGTTCGGCTGGGCGGTCTTCAAGGGACTGTTGCTCCCCGTCGGCTTTCTCCTCTTCATGGTGCCGCTGCCCTATATCGTTTACGACGCCATGGCCTTCCCCCTCAAACTGATGGTGGCCAAATTTTCCGTGGCGGCTCTCAAACTTATGGGGATCGCCGTGCTGCGCGAGGGGAACATCATCATGTTTCCCCAGACCGTGCTCGAGGTGGCCGATGCCTGTAGCGGGCTGCGCTCCCTCATGTCGCTTTTGGCCCTGGCCGTGGCCTATGCGGTCTTCTCCCAGAAATCCAACCTGATGCGGGTGATCATGGTGCTCTCAGCCGTGCCCATCGCCATCGCCACCAACATGTTTCGGGTCATCGTCACCGGCGTGTTGGCCCAGTACTACGGGGCGGCGGCAGCCGAGGGCTTTTTTCATGAATTCGCCGGCCTGGCGGTTTTCGCCCTGGCCATGGTTCTGCTCTTTTTGCTGGGCGCGCTTCTGCGCAAGGTGGGGCCTGCATGA
- a CDS encoding exosortase C-terminal domain/associated protein EpsI, which yields MNKMRFFVVYLLLIMAALFVAFHEDVEVPVARPLDEIPLRLDGWTKTEETRFSEAVLEQLRPTDYLYRVYADDARRSVALYLGYHGGGPESGPIHSPKHCLPGSGWQNVSEQSKTLTIGDDEVRLVEAVYQNGGQRELFLYWFQVKGATLTNEYALKLAEITNSILHNRRDSTFVRISVPYREGDLGALEVGERFVRDFYPHIKAVLPQ from the coding sequence ATGAATAAAATGCGTTTTTTCGTCGTTTATCTCTTGTTGATCATGGCTGCACTTTTCGTCGCCTTTCATGAAGACGTGGAAGTGCCGGTGGCGCGCCCCCTCGATGAAATCCCCCTGCGCCTCGACGGCTGGACGAAGACCGAGGAGACCCGCTTCAGCGAGGCGGTGCTCGAACAGCTGCGCCCCACCGATTACCTCTATCGGGTCTATGCCGATGACGCCCGGCGTTCCGTCGCCCTCTACCTCGGCTATCACGGCGGCGGGCCGGAGAGCGGACCGATTCATTCACCCAAGCATTGTCTCCCCGGTAGCGGCTGGCAGAATGTTTCCGAACAGAGTAAGACTCTGACCATCGGTGACGACGAAGTCCGTCTGGTGGAGGCGGTCTACCAGAACGGCGGGCAGCGGGAGCTCTTTTTGTACTGGTTCCAGGTCAAGGGGGCGACACTGACCAACGAATATGCCCTGAAGCTGGCGGAAATCACCAATTCGATTCTGCACAACCGCCGGGATTCCACCTTCGTGCGCATTTCCGTCCCCTATCGAGAAGGGGATCTCGGCGCCCTGGAGGTCGGCGAACGTTTTGTGCGGGACTTCTATCCCCATATCAAGGCGGTTTTGCCGCAGTAG
- the prsK gene encoding XrtA/PEP-CTERM system histidine kinase PrsK produces the protein MQMIFPILAILLAVGYGAYLLVHRPRRLSSFVLAAGLLACVVLEFCDLRALLDPTALAFWKRGALLAESCLPGLWLLFALVFSRSGGWREMSWLSRLLLLATLAFPLAALLLPPTTIFYSPDFADEKMLFLGSAGYFFYVALMAFLVVALAQLERTLVALPRPDRWRIKFEVMGASVLLAVLVVYYSQALLYRSLDMNLLPVRSFSLALGVGLMAFSRLRRGEAVRIRVSREIAYRSVVVLAVGFYLILLGIFGAGMRYLHVSGNRPFFVGLAVLAGFALVMLLLSERIRRRIQVLLHKNFYQQKYDYRNEWLQFTSKLAGAHSREELEKGVLEFYAETFSLRGAALFLRDREGGCFRCSACFENEAEQLCFEEGHPILTRMGGQDWVIGLDEEDDSLLVGDWARLRAMGASFLVPLRFENTLEGFIVLGRRIYQQERLTYEDFDLMKILAHQTIGVLLSRKLYADLAAANEMAAIGRVSTFVIHDLKNLVSGLALVVDNARDYIDDPEFRGDMFETLEHTVDNMKTLIARLQNVKHRPLLDRAPCDLLAVAKEGAALAGAADVEIVGTPALVLGDAAELCKVVVNLLHNAREAAAGLPPRVEVGCAGQAFLRVVDQGCGMSEEFIRTRLFRPFETTKKKGMGIGLYQCRQVIEGHGGRIEVRSTPGEGSVFTVWLPTEEETVG, from the coding sequence ATGCAGATGATTTTTCCCATCCTTGCGATTTTACTGGCCGTCGGCTACGGTGCCTATCTGCTCGTCCATCGGCCGCGCCGTCTTTCCTCCTTCGTTCTGGCGGCGGGTCTGCTGGCCTGCGTGGTTCTCGAGTTCTGCGACCTGCGGGCGTTGCTCGATCCGACCGCCCTGGCGTTCTGGAAGCGGGGCGCCCTCCTCGCCGAATCCTGCCTGCCCGGGCTTTGGCTCCTCTTCGCCCTGGTCTTTTCCCGGTCGGGGGGGTGGCGCGAGATGTCCTGGCTGTCGCGTCTGCTATTGCTCGCGACTCTGGCCTTCCCCTTGGCCGCTTTGCTGCTGCCGCCCACGACGATCTTCTACTCCCCCGACTTCGCTGACGAAAAGATGCTCTTTCTCGGCTCGGCCGGGTATTTCTTCTATGTAGCGCTCATGGCCTTTCTGGTCGTGGCCCTGGCGCAGCTGGAGCGCACCCTGGTGGCTCTGCCCCGTCCCGACCGCTGGCGCATCAAGTTCGAGGTCATGGGCGCCAGTGTGCTGCTGGCCGTTCTGGTCGTCTATTACAGCCAGGCGCTCCTTTATCGCTCGCTCGATATGAACCTGCTACCGGTGCGCTCCTTCAGTCTCGCCCTGGGGGTCGGGCTGATGGCCTTCAGCCGTCTGCGCCGGGGGGAGGCGGTGCGCATCCGCGTTTCGCGGGAAATCGCCTATCGCTCGGTGGTGGTGCTGGCGGTCGGCTTCTACCTGATTCTGCTCGGGATCTTCGGCGCTGGCATGCGCTATCTGCATGTTTCGGGCAATCGCCCTTTCTTCGTCGGCCTCGCGGTTCTGGCCGGCTTCGCCCTGGTCATGCTCCTGCTGTCCGAGCGCATCCGCCGGCGCATCCAGGTACTGTTGCATAAGAATTTCTATCAACAGAAATACGATTACCGGAACGAGTGGTTGCAATTCACCAGCAAGCTTGCCGGTGCCCACAGCCGCGAGGAGTTGGAAAAAGGGGTGCTGGAATTCTACGCCGAAACCTTTTCCTTGCGCGGCGCGGCCCTCTTTCTTCGCGACCGAGAGGGTGGATGCTTCCGTTGTTCCGCCTGCTTCGAAAATGAGGCTGAACAGCTGTGTTTCGAGGAAGGGCATCCTATCTTGACCCGCATGGGCGGGCAGGATTGGGTGATCGGCCTGGATGAGGAGGATGATTCCCTGCTCGTCGGCGATTGGGCGCGGTTGCGCGCCATGGGCGCATCCTTTCTCGTGCCGCTGCGGTTCGAAAACACGCTGGAAGGATTCATCGTGCTCGGCCGGCGGATTTACCAGCAGGAGCGGCTGACCTACGAAGATTTCGACCTGATGAAGATCCTCGCTCACCAGACTATCGGGGTACTGCTCAGCCGCAAACTTTACGCCGACCTGGCGGCGGCAAACGAAATGGCCGCCATCGGCCGGGTCTCCACTTTCGTCATCCACGACCTGAAAAACCTCGTCTCGGGGCTGGCCCTGGTGGTGGACAACGCTCGGGATTACATCGATGATCCCGAATTTCGTGGCGATATGTTTGAAACCCTGGAACATACCGTGGATAATATGAAGACCCTGATTGCCCGGTTGCAGAACGTCAAACATCGCCCCCTGCTCGACCGCGCCCCCTGCGATCTGCTGGCGGTGGCCAAAGAGGGGGCTGCTCTGGCCGGTGCCGCCGACGTGGAGATCGTCGGGACGCCGGCGTTGGTTCTGGGGGATGCGGCAGAGTTGTGCAAGGTGGTGGTCAACCTGCTGCACAATGCCCGCGAGGCCGCTGCCGGACTTCCCCCCCGGGTCGAGGTGGGCTGCGCGGGGCAGGCTTTTTTGCGGGTGGTCGATCAGGGCTGCGGCATGAGCGAAGAGTTTATCCGCACGCGGCTTTTCCGGCCCTTTGAAACGACCAAGAAAAAGGGGATGGGCATCGGCCTCTACCAGTGCCGCCAGGTCATCGAGGGGCACGGTGGCCGGATCGAGGTGCGCAGCACACCGGGAGAGGGGTCGGTATTTACCGTCTGGCTGCCGACGGAGGAGGAAACGGTAGGCTGA